One Mya arenaria isolate MELC-2E11 chromosome 5, ASM2691426v1 genomic window carries:
- the LOC128236234 gene encoding uncharacterized protein LOC128236234 isoform X1, with the protein MYVTKAEHINVTFVIIVALWIYSDATLQKNLPEVFGCVGMDKVIPFIESDVAQVSNFVYKVTMPGSSHFPILVYEVTVGRETILNNYNVAYGSQNDGRITLTNPTSDNSGMYRIEVTYMIASGLAADYTEVTVTFSYNPTASLKYEDGSCKFDGGTTENLVLKEEVNGTGKYCCVTGASAACIDGSTGTTYCIEIQDHIKTFSLN; encoded by the exons ATGTATGTCACGAAAGCTGAACACATAAATGTTACGTTTGTTATAATTGTAGCGCTATGGATATACTCCG ATGCAACACTACAGAAGAATTTACCTGAAGTGTTTGGATGTGTTGGAATGGATAAAGTGATACCTTTTATTGAGAGTGATGTTGCTCAAGTGTCAAACTTTGTATATAAAGTGACTATGCCAGGGTCGTCCCACTTTCCAATTCTTGTTTACGAAGTTACAGTAGGCCGTGAAACTATACTGAATAACTACAATGTTGCCTATGGCTCTCAAAATGATGGAAGAATAACGCTTACAAACCCAACTAGTGATAACTCTGGAATGTACAGAATAGAAGTGACATACATGATTGCATCTGGATTAGCAGCTGATTATACTGAAGTGACTGTAACATTCTCAT ATAACCCAACTGCCAGCTTAAAATATGAGGATGGTTCTTGTAAGTTTGATGGAGGAACAACTGAAAACCTTGTCCTGAAGGAGGAG GTAAACGGCACTGGTAAATATTGTTGTGTGACTGGGGCTTCTGCAGCATGCATTGACGGTTCCACTGGGACAACATACTGCATTGAAATTCAAGACCATATtaaaaccttttcattaaattaa
- the LOC128236234 gene encoding uncharacterized protein LOC128236234 isoform X2 translates to MDKVIPFIESDVAQVSNFVYKVTMPGSSHFPILVYEVTVGRETILNNYNVAYGSQNDGRITLTNPTSDNSGMYRIEVTYMIASGLAADYTEVTVTFSYNPTASLKYEDGSCKFDGGTTENLVLKEEVNGTGKYCCVTGASAACIDGSTGTTYCIEIQDHIKTFSLN, encoded by the exons ATGGATAAAGTGATACCTTTTATTGAGAGTGATGTTGCTCAAGTGTCAAACTTTGTATATAAAGTGACTATGCCAGGGTCGTCCCACTTTCCAATTCTTGTTTACGAAGTTACAGTAGGCCGTGAAACTATACTGAATAACTACAATGTTGCCTATGGCTCTCAAAATGATGGAAGAATAACGCTTACAAACCCAACTAGTGATAACTCTGGAATGTACAGAATAGAAGTGACATACATGATTGCATCTGGATTAGCAGCTGATTATACTGAAGTGACTGTAACATTCTCAT ATAACCCAACTGCCAGCTTAAAATATGAGGATGGTTCTTGTAAGTTTGATGGAGGAACAACTGAAAACCTTGTCCTGAAGGAGGAG GTAAACGGCACTGGTAAATATTGTTGTGTGACTGGGGCTTCTGCAGCATGCATTGACGGTTCCACTGGGACAACATACTGCATTGAAATTCAAGACCATATtaaaaccttttcattaaattaa